In Melospiza georgiana isolate bMelGeo1 chromosome 15, bMelGeo1.pri, whole genome shotgun sequence, one genomic interval encodes:
- the CNOT8 gene encoding CCR4-NOT transcription complex subunit 8 has translation MPAALAENSQVICEVWANNLEEEMRKIREIVLSYSYIAMDTEFPGVVVRPIGEFRSSIDYQYQLLRCNVDLLKIIQLGLTFTNEKGEYPSGINTWQFNFKFNLTEDMYSQDSIDLLASSGLQFQKHEEEGIDTLHFAELLMTSGVVLSDSVKWLSFHSGYDFGYMVKLLTDSRLPEEEHEFFHILNLFFPSIYDVKYLMKSCKNLKGGLQEVADQLDLQRIGRQHQAGSDSLLTGMAFFRMKELFFEDTIDDAKYCGRLYGLGTGVAQKQNEDVDSAQEKMSILAIINNMQP, from the exons ATGCCAGCAGCCCTTGCAGAGAACAGCCAGGTTATCTGTGAAGTATGGGCCAACAACCtggaggaggagatgaggaAAATTCGGGAGATTGTCCTGAGTTACAGCTACATTGCCATG gacaCGGAGTTCCCAGGCGTGGTGGTGAGGCCGATCGGTGAATTCCGCAGCTCCATCGATTACCAGTACCAGCTCCTGCGCTGCAACGTCGACCTGCTCAAGATCATCCAGCTGGGCCTCACCTTCACAAATGAGAAGGGGGAGTATCCTTCTGGCATTAACACCTGGCAGTTCAACTTCAAATTCAACCTCAC ggAAGACATGTACTCTCAGGATTCCATAGACctccttgccagctctgggctgcagttCCAGAAGCATGAAGAGGAAGGGATTGACACCCTGCACTTTGCTGAGTTGCTGATGACGTCGGGGGTCGTCCTCAGTGACAGTGTGAAATGGCTGTCCTTCCACAG tggtTATGACTTTGGCTACATGGTGAAGTTGTTGACAGACTCCAGGTTACCAGAAGAGGAACATGAATTTTTCCATATCTTAAACCTTTTCTTCCCATCTATCTATGATGTGAAGTACTTAATGAAGAGCTGCAAAAACCTCAAG GGTGGCCTTCAGGAAGTGGCAGACCAGCTGGATTTGCAGCGAATTGGACGACAACACCAGGCAGGATCAGACTCTCTCCTCACAGGAATGGCATTTTTCAGAATGAAAGAG tTATTTTTTGAGGATACAATTGATGATGCAAAGTATTGCGGACGACTGTATGGCCTTGGCACAGGAGTGgctcagaaacaaaatgaagaTGTGGACTCAGCCCAAGAGAAAATGAGCATTTTGGCCATTATCAACAACATGCAGCCGTGA
- the FAXDC2 gene encoding fatty acid hydroxylase domain-containing protein 2 — translation METNPGHSSTAELQKQGKKLSDALRISAYVFSAGLLMFTALMNASSWLMQNITLDNFWQTAWLEFYDYMEGDEWTIFLVGAALVPALAFWGFNGILLVADITGKPTFITRYRIQLGKNDPVDRKKLWKAIYTALGNQFFVSFPMLVPMFYIMQWWENTFSKELPTFQWFLVELSIFTVIEEILFYYTHRLVHHPVLYKHIHKKHHEWTAPIGVVSIYAHPIEHIVSNTLPVMTGPMIMGSHIVSVSAWFSIALITTSISHCGYHLPLLPSPEFHDFHHLKFNQCYGVLGVLDFLHGTDKMFRQTKAFERHRILLSLTPLSESIPDPPKKEE, via the exons ATGGAAACCAACCCTGGACATTCCtccacagctgagctgcagaagCAG ggaaagaagctCTCAGATGCCTTGAGGATCAGTGCCTACGTCTTCAGTGCAGGCCTGCTCATGTTCACTGCCCTGATGAATGCTTCTTCTTG GTTAATGCAGAATATAACATTAGACAATTTCTGGCAAACAGCATGGTTGGAGTTCTACGACTATATGGAAGGAGATGAGTGGACAATCTTCCTTGTTG GGGCTGCATTGGTGCCTGCACTTGCTTTCTGGGGCTTCAATGGAATCCTTCTGGTGGCTGATATAACAGGAAAGCCAACTTTCATTACTCGCTATCGCATTCAGCTGGGCAAGAATGATCCT GTGGACAGAAAGAAACTGTGGAAAGCCATCTACACAGCGCTGGGTAATCAGTTCTTTGTCTCCTTCCCCATGCTTGTGCCCATGTTCTACATCATGCAATGGTGGGAAAACACCTTCAGCAAGGAATTGCCAACCTTCCAATGGTTTCTTGTGGAGCTAAGCATTTTTACTGTAATAGAGGAAATTCTCTTCTATTATACACACAG GCTTGTTCACCACCCAGTGCTGTACAAGCACATCCACAAGAAGCACCACGAGTGGACAGCCCCCATCGGCGTGGTCTCCATCTATGCTCACCCTATAGAGCACATA GTCTCCAACACTCTGCCTGTCATGACTGGACCGATGATCATGGGATCTCACATTGTTTCAGTCTCAGCATGGTTCTCCATTGCTCTTATAACAACAAGCATTTCTCACTGTGGCTACCACCTGCCCCTCCTGCCATCTCCAGAGTTCCACGACTTCCACCACCTCAA GTTCAACCAGTGCTACGGAGTGCTGGGAGTGCTGGATTTCCTGCATGGCACAGACAAAATGTTCAGACAGACCAAAGCCTTCGAGAGACACAGAATCCTGCTCAGCCTCACACCACTCTCTGAAAGCATCCCAGACCCACCCAAGAAAGAGGAGTGa